One stretch of Halichoerus grypus chromosome 8, mHalGry1.hap1.1, whole genome shotgun sequence DNA includes these proteins:
- the LOC118529664 gene encoding olfactory receptor 4F6-like isoform X2 — MDQVNGSVVTEFVLLGLTQSLGMQVFLFLFFSLFYVGIILGNLFIMLTVIFDSHLHSPMYILLANLSFIDLGLSSTTVPRMISDLFSGCKIISFHNCMTQMFFIHVMGGVEMVLLLAMAYDRYTAICKPLHYLTTMNPKMCMFLVVAAWIIGVIHAVSQFVFVINLPFCGPNNVGSFYCDFPRVIKLACMDTYSLEFVVTANSGFISMGTFFFLIVSYIFILITVRQHSSKDLSKAFITLSAHITVVVLFFTPCMFLYVWPFPTKSMDKFFAIVDFVITPVLNPAIYTLRNREMKVAIRRLTQQVVSSREMP; from the coding sequence ATGGACCAAGTAAATGGCTCTGTGGTAACTGAGTTTGTGTTACTGGGACTTACACAATCCTTGGGAATGcaggttttcctctttcttttcttctctttgttctatGTGGGAATTATCTTGGGAAACCTCTTCATTATGTTAACAGTGATTTTTGATTCTCACTTACACTCCCCCATGTATATCCTGCTGGCCAACCTATCATTCATTGACCTGGGCCTTTCATCCACCACAGTTCCTAGGATGATCTCTGATCTTTTCAGTGGTTGCAAAATCATTTCCTTCCACAATTGCATGACACAAATGTTCTTTATTCATGTCATGGGAGGAGTTGAGATGGTACTGCTCTTAGCCATGGCATATGACAGGTACACAGCGATTTGCAAGCCTCTCCACTATCTAACTACTATGAATCCCAAAATGTGCATGTTTTTGGTAGTGGCTGCTTGGATCATTGGGGTGATTCATGCTGTGTCTCAGTTTGTTTTTGTCATAAATTTACCTTTCTGTGGCCCTAATAATGTGGGGAGCTTTTATTGTGATTTTCCTAGGGTTATTAAACTTGCATGCATGGACACTTACAGCCTAGAATTTGTGGTCACTGCCAACAGTGGCTTCATATCTATGGGcaccttctttttcttaattgtgTCATACATCTTTATTCTGATCACTGTCAGGCAACATTCTTCAAAAGATTTATCCAAAGCATTCATCACTCTGTCAGCTCACATCACtgtagtggttttgtttttcactccATGCATGTTTCTCTATGTGTGGCCTTTCCCTACCAAGTCAATGGATAAATTTTTTGCCATTGTGGACTTTGTCATCACTCCTGTATTAAATCCTGCCATCTATACTTTAAGGAACAGAGAGATGAAGGTGGCAATAAGAAGGCTGACTCAACAAGTTGTAAGTTCTAGGGAGATGCCATAA
- the LOC118529664 gene encoding olfactory receptor 4F6-like isoform X1, with the protein MDQVNGSVVTEFVLLGLTQSLGMQVFLFLFFSLFYVGIILGNLFIMLTVIFDSHLHSPMYILLANLSFIDLGLSSTTVPRMISDLFSGCKIISFHNCMTQMFFIHVMGGVEMVLLLAMAYDRYTAICKPLHYLTTMNPKMCMFLVVAAWIIGVIHAVSQFVFVINLPFCGPNNVGSFYCDFPRVIKLACMDTYSLEFVVTANSGFISMGTFFFLIVSYIFILITVRQHSSKDLSKAFITLSAHITVVVLFFTPCMFLYVWPFPTKSMDKFFAIVDFVITPVLNPAIYTLRNREMKVAIRRLTQQVVNIRK; encoded by the coding sequence ATGGACCAAGTAAATGGCTCTGTGGTAACTGAGTTTGTGTTACTGGGACTTACACAATCCTTGGGAATGcaggttttcctctttcttttcttctctttgttctatGTGGGAATTATCTTGGGAAACCTCTTCATTATGTTAACAGTGATTTTTGATTCTCACTTACACTCCCCCATGTATATCCTGCTGGCCAACCTATCATTCATTGACCTGGGCCTTTCATCCACCACAGTTCCTAGGATGATCTCTGATCTTTTCAGTGGTTGCAAAATCATTTCCTTCCACAATTGCATGACACAAATGTTCTTTATTCATGTCATGGGAGGAGTTGAGATGGTACTGCTCTTAGCCATGGCATATGACAGGTACACAGCGATTTGCAAGCCTCTCCACTATCTAACTACTATGAATCCCAAAATGTGCATGTTTTTGGTAGTGGCTGCTTGGATCATTGGGGTGATTCATGCTGTGTCTCAGTTTGTTTTTGTCATAAATTTACCTTTCTGTGGCCCTAATAATGTGGGGAGCTTTTATTGTGATTTTCCTAGGGTTATTAAACTTGCATGCATGGACACTTACAGCCTAGAATTTGTGGTCACTGCCAACAGTGGCTTCATATCTATGGGcaccttctttttcttaattgtgTCATACATCTTTATTCTGATCACTGTCAGGCAACATTCTTCAAAAGATTTATCCAAAGCATTCATCACTCTGTCAGCTCACATCACtgtagtggttttgtttttcactccATGCATGTTTCTCTATGTGTGGCCTTTCCCTACCAAGTCAATGGATAAATTTTTTGCCATTGTGGACTTTGTCATCACTCCTGTATTAAATCCTGCCATCTATACTTTAAGGAACAGAGAGATGAAGGTGGCAATAAGAAGGCTGACTCAACAAGTTGTAA
- the LOC118529663 gene encoding olfactory receptor 4F6-like: protein MDTTNDSVVSEFVLIGLSNSWEMHRFLFWFFSVFYMGIILGNLFIVLTVITDSHLHSPMYFLLANLSLLDLGLSSTTVPKTISDLFTDRNIISFPKCMIQIFFIHVMGGGEMVLLIAMAYDRYTAICKPLHYLTIMSPKMCVSLLVAAWIVGIIHAVSQFVFVINLPFCGPNEVDSFYCDFPRVMKLACVDTYKLEFVIIANSGFISMATFFSLIISYIFILVTVWKRSSGDLSKAFVTLSAHITVVILFFMPCMFLYVWPFPTTSLDKYLFIVDFAITPVLNPAIYTLRNKDMRVAMRRLCKRIVGPHGISK from the coding sequence ATGGATACAACAAATGACTCTGTGGTATCTGAATTTGTACTGATTGGACTTTCAAATTCATGGGAGATGCATCGTTTTCTCTTTTGGTTCTTCTCTGTGTTCTACATGGGAATTATCCTGGGAAACCTCTTCATTGTGCTCACGGTAATTACTGACTCTCATTTACACTCCCCCATGTACTTCCTATTGGCCAACCTCTCTCTACTTGATTTAGGTCTGTCATCTACCACAGTGCCCAAGACAATCTCTGATCTTTTCACCGACCGCAACATCATTTCCTTTCCAAAATGCATGATacagatattttttattcatgtcaTGGGTGGAGGTGAGATGGTGCTGCTCATAGCCATGGCCTATGACCGGTACACTGCAATCTGTAAGCCTCTCCACTACCTGACCATCATGAGCCCCAAAATGTGTGTTTCCTTATTAGTGGCTGCCTGGATAGTGGGGATAATCCATGCTGTATCTCAGTTTGTTTTTGTCATAAACTTGCCCTTTTGTGGCCCTAATGAAGTAGATAGTTTTTACTGTGATTTTCCCCGGGTCATGAAACTTGCTTGTGTAGACACATACAAGCTAGAGTTTGTAATCATTGCTAACAGTGGGTTTATATCCATGGCTACCTTCTTCTCTTTAATTATATCCTATATCTTCATTTTGGTCACTGTCTGGAAACGTTCTTCGGGGGACTTGTCCAAAGCATTTGTCACATTGTCAGCTCACATCACtgtagtgattttgttttttatgccaTGTATGTTTCTCTATGTGTGGCCTTTCCCTACAACATCACTGGATAAGTACTTGTTCATTGTTGACTTTGCTATCACCCCCGTCTTGAATCCTGCCATCTATACATTAAGAAACAAAGACATGAGAGTGGCCATGAGAAGACTGTGTAAACGGATTGTGGGTCCTCATGGGATCTCAAAATGA